One region of Deltaproteobacteria bacterium genomic DNA includes:
- a CDS encoding adenylosuccinate synthase, giving the protein MAKCVVIVGVQWGDEGKGKIVDILTEYSDVVVRFQGGNNAGHTVCVDSEKFILHLIPSGILHGGKSCVIGSGVVVDPAVLLEEIEMLRARGRFDEGSLLVSRDAHLIMPYHKKIDLARERIRGRQKIGTTGRGIGPAYEDKASRCGIKCGDLLSEPDFREKLKANLMEKNHLLKTLLHDDGFEVHEIYNDYMGYAEAMAPYIADTSLFLDDAIRSGRRVLFEGAQGTLLDVDHGTYPFVTSSNTTAGAAASGSGVGPTRIDSVVGIMKAYATRVGEGPFPTELAGDEAARLREQGCEYGATTGRPRRCGWFDAVAARYAARINGIDSLAVTKLDVLDTLDEIRICTAYRCDGELIEDFPTSPSVLSRCEPVYEVHEGWKSRTQGVTSFDALPRKARSYLARLEELVGSAVCIVSVGANRKEAVMVKNPFD; this is encoded by the coding sequence CGCGGGCCACACCGTCTGTGTGGACTCGGAGAAGTTCATACTCCATCTCATCCCGTCGGGCATACTCCACGGCGGCAAGAGCTGCGTCATAGGCAGCGGCGTCGTCGTGGACCCGGCCGTGCTCCTCGAGGAGATAGAGATGCTCAGGGCCAGGGGGCGTTTCGACGAAGGGTCCCTTCTGGTGAGCAGGGACGCCCACCTCATCATGCCCTACCACAAGAAGATCGACCTTGCGAGGGAGAGGATACGCGGCAGGCAGAAGATAGGCACCACGGGCCGCGGCATAGGTCCCGCCTACGAGGACAAGGCCTCGCGCTGCGGAATCAAGTGCGGTGACCTGCTCAGCGAGCCCGATTTCCGCGAAAAGCTCAAGGCCAACCTCATGGAGAAGAACCACCTGCTCAAGACCCTTCTCCACGACGACGGCTTCGAGGTCCACGAGATATACAACGACTACATGGGCTACGCCGAGGCCATGGCGCCTTACATTGCCGACACGTCCCTCTTCCTCGACGACGCCATACGCTCTGGCAGGCGGGTGCTCTTCGAGGGAGCCCAGGGAACGCTCCTCGACGTGGACCACGGCACCTATCCCTTCGTCACCTCCAGCAACACGACGGCCGGCGCGGCGGCCTCCGGCTCCGGCGTCGGCCCCACGCGCATAGACTCGGTCGTGGGGATCATGAAGGCCTACGCCACGCGGGTCGGCGAGGGCCCCTTTCCCACGGAGCTTGCCGGCGACGAGGCCGCAAGGCTCAGGGAGCAGGGCTGCGAGTACGGCGCCACGACCGGCAGGCCGCGGCGCTGCGGCTGGTTCGACGCCGTGGCGGCACGCTACGCCGCAAGGATAAACGGCATCGACTCGCTGGCCGTGACCAAGCTCGATGTGCTCGACACCCTCGACGAGATCCGCATATGCACGGCCTACCGCTGTGACGGCGAGCTCATCGAGGACTTCCCCACTTCGCCTTCCGTGCTCTCGCGGTGCGAGCCGGTCTACGAGGTCCACGAGGGCTGGAAGAGCAGGACACAGGGGGTGACGAGCTTCGACGCCCTGCCTCGAAAGGCGCGCTCCTATCTTGCAAGGCTCGAGGAGCTCGTCGGCTCCGCTGTCTGTATCGTATCGGTCGGGGCCAACAGGAAAGAGGCCGTCATGGTGAAAAACCCCTTCGACTGA
- a CDS encoding hybrid sensor histidine kinase/response regulator gives MIDSKGKSPGRNGKLRVLIVEDSRYFYTLLEGLLRDIDARRFAVDWADSYADALKAMESRRYDVFLVDLFLGDSSGLELIREARKREIQTPSILITAEGGRDADVEAMRAGAFDYLDKEKIDAALLERTIRYAMEHARTLEKLREREEEIRLLLNSTAEAIVGVDLEGRCTFCNPSCTKLLGYGGEEELLGADVFDMIEVPGGDGESPFRVLRGGEGVHFDDGVVRRADGSVFPAECWAHPVRKNGVVIGGVVTFLDITERKRAEQEKDAMRAQLLHAQKMDAVGTLAGGVAHDFNNLLTTIHGVAELMRARIGDGDPACQDLDTILKAARRAASLTKQLLIFSRKQPIEFAPVDLNGIVDDMLKMLGRLIGEDIAVETDLEPELWAVSADSGNMEQVIMNLAVNARDAMPEGGSIRIRTCNVKLDAASSRAIPYSRPGAFVCLRVEDTGRGMERSLLPRIFEPYFTTKEVGRGAGLGLSVVYGIVKRHNGWINVESEPGRGSLFSIYLPASFEQVEDTTAQEVSLRDLKGGGERVLLVEDEGDVRRFAGRALRENGYVVFDAATAGEAAELFEREDGEFHLVFSDVVLTDRNGIQLVGQLRAVRPGLPVLLCSGYTDHKSQWKSIEEKGYPFLSKPYTLEELLTKVKTAIRDPR, from the coding sequence TTGATCGATTCGAAGGGAAAGAGTCCGGGCAGGAACGGAAAGCTCCGCGTCCTCATAGTCGAGGACAGCAGGTACTTCTATACCCTGCTCGAGGGCCTCTTGAGGGATATCGACGCCCGGAGGTTCGCCGTCGACTGGGCCGACAGCTACGCCGACGCGCTGAAGGCCATGGAGTCGCGCCGCTACGACGTATTCCTGGTCGACTTGTTTCTGGGCGATTCGAGCGGACTGGAGCTCATAAGGGAGGCGCGGAAGAGGGAGATACAGACCCCCTCCATACTCATAACAGCCGAGGGCGGGCGGGACGCGGACGTGGAGGCCATGAGGGCCGGCGCCTTCGACTACCTCGACAAGGAGAAGATAGACGCCGCGCTCCTTGAGCGGACCATCCGTTACGCCATGGAGCACGCCAGGACGCTGGAGAAGCTGCGCGAGCGCGAAGAGGAGATAAGGCTGCTTCTCAACTCGACGGCCGAAGCCATAGTGGGCGTGGACCTCGAGGGCCGGTGCACCTTCTGCAACCCCTCGTGCACCAAGCTTCTCGGTTACGGCGGCGAGGAGGAGCTGCTCGGCGCCGATGTCTTCGACATGATAGAGGTGCCGGGCGGCGACGGAGAGAGCCCCTTCCGAGTCCTGCGCGGCGGCGAGGGCGTGCATTTCGATGACGGAGTCGTGAGGCGCGCCGACGGCTCGGTCTTCCCCGCCGAGTGCTGGGCCCACCCGGTGCGCAAGAACGGCGTCGTCATCGGAGGGGTCGTCACCTTTCTGGACATCACGGAGCGAAAGCGCGCCGAGCAGGAGAAAGACGCCATGAGGGCGCAGCTTCTCCATGCCCAGAAGATGGACGCCGTCGGTACGCTGGCGGGCGGTGTGGCCCACGACTTCAACAACCTTCTGACGACCATACACGGCGTGGCCGAGCTCATGAGAGCGAGAATCGGCGATGGGGATCCGGCCTGCCAGGACCTCGACACCATACTCAAGGCCGCAAGGCGCGCCGCAAGCCTCACCAAACAGCTCCTCATATTCAGCCGCAAGCAGCCCATCGAGTTCGCCCCCGTGGACCTCAACGGCATCGTCGACGACATGCTCAAGATGCTGGGCAGACTCATCGGAGAGGACATCGCCGTGGAGACCGACCTGGAGCCGGAGCTCTGGGCCGTAAGCGCCGACTCGGGCAACATGGAGCAGGTCATAATGAACCTGGCCGTCAATGCCCGCGACGCCATGCCCGAGGGCGGGAGCATAAGGATAAGGACCTGCAACGTGAAACTCGACGCCGCGTCTTCGAGGGCCATACCCTACTCCAGGCCCGGCGCCTTCGTGTGCCTGCGCGTCGAGGACACGGGCAGGGGCATGGAGAGATCTCTTCTTCCCAGGATATTCGAACCGTACTTCACGACTAAAGAGGTGGGAAGGGGCGCCGGTCTCGGCCTCTCGGTCGTCTACGGCATAGTGAAGCGGCACAACGGCTGGATAAACGTCGAGAGCGAGCCCGGCCGGGGCTCGCTCTTCTCCATCTACCTGCCGGCCTCTTTTGAGCAGGTGGAGGATACGACGGCGCAGGAGGTCTCGCTCAGGGACCTGAAGGGAGGCGGCGAGAGGGTGCTGCTCGTGGAGGACGAGGGCGACGTGCGGCGCTTTGCCGGAAGGGCCTTGCGCGAGAACGGCTATGTCGTCTTCGACGCCGCCACGGCCGGCGAGGCGGCCGAGCTCTTCGAGAGGGAGGACGGAGAATTTCATCTCGTCTTCAGCGACGTCGTCCTGACGGACCGTAACGGCATCCAGCTCGTCGGCCAGCTCCGGGCCGTGAGGCCCGGCCTGCCCGTCCTGCTGTGCAGCGGCTACACGGACCACAAGTCCCAGTGGAAGTCCATAGAAGAAAAAGGCTACCCCTTCCTTTCCAAACCCTACACCCTCGAAGAGCTCCTGACAAAGGTCAAGACGGCCATCAGGGATCCCCGCTGA